Proteins co-encoded in one Flavobacteriaceae bacterium MAR_2009_75 genomic window:
- a CDS encoding putative outer membrane starch-binding protein — protein sequence MKIKVLITTLILGLLLFSCSDVLEKEPQAQLSEFSAYVTAEDAKKAVTAAYEPLNGNMWCCGNYGAGYAHWVMANVASDDAEKGGESGSDQLYAQQIALFNIPTNNSALSAAWNSQYVGIHRANLILDKVSEIEMDESLKGRYLAEARFLRAWYYMNLVKTFGDVPLVLDADLEAYDLTRTPRQQVYEQIIADLEAAIAVLPEASEYDDADRGRATKGAALAYLAKAYLYMDNFAQAETNFATVINSGEYELDPDYYGMFTRAGENSPEHIFQVQFFNDGGSVTAQNLLYTVHGSRARNGWGFDLPTQDFVETFEPEDPRLGHTVYESGDIMPDGETADVGNSTTGYLTKKYYVLRDEYVNGAHNPGRDDIYMRLGKVLLWYAEAANENGNTVMALEALEEVRARARAGDPDILPEITETNKEALRELIWHEQRVEFGQEYERFFELVRQKRAGEVLRAYAEKYQTSKGAGFTDGVNEIFPIPQSEIDISGGTLQQNPGY from the coding sequence ATGAAAATCAAGGTACTTATAACGACTTTAATACTCGGATTACTATTGTTCAGTTGTTCCGATGTATTAGAGAAAGAACCTCAGGCACAACTTTCTGAATTCAGTGCCTATGTTACTGCTGAAGATGCGAAAAAAGCGGTGACTGCTGCCTATGAGCCATTAAATGGAAATATGTGGTGTTGTGGTAACTATGGTGCTGGATATGCACATTGGGTCATGGCCAATGTAGCTTCTGATGACGCTGAAAAGGGCGGGGAGTCTGGATCGGACCAATTATATGCCCAACAAATAGCATTGTTTAATATACCCACGAATAACAGTGCACTATCTGCTGCGTGGAACAGTCAGTATGTGGGTATTCACAGGGCAAATTTGATTTTGGACAAAGTTTCTGAAATTGAGATGGATGAAAGCCTTAAAGGTAGATATTTGGCAGAAGCTAGATTTTTAAGGGCATGGTACTATATGAACTTGGTCAAAACGTTCGGAGATGTACCTCTGGTGCTAGATGCAGATCTCGAGGCGTATGATTTGACCCGTACCCCAAGACAGCAGGTTTATGAACAGATAATCGCTGATTTAGAAGCTGCGATTGCGGTTTTGCCAGAAGCCAGCGAATATGATGATGCCGATAGGGGTAGGGCAACCAAAGGTGCGGCTTTGGCTTATTTGGCAAAGGCATATTTGTATATGGACAATTTTGCCCAAGCAGAAACCAATTTTGCAACAGTAATCAATTCAGGGGAATATGAACTAGACCCTGATTATTATGGCATGTTTACAAGAGCAGGTGAAAATAGTCCTGAACATATCTTTCAAGTTCAGTTTTTTAATGACGGAGGGTCTGTTACCGCACAAAATTTACTCTACACAGTTCATGGAAGCAGGGCAAGAAATGGATGGGGTTTTGATCTACCCACTCAAGATTTTGTAGAAACGTTTGAACCTGAAGACCCTAGACTGGGCCATACTGTATATGAGAGCGGTGATATTATGCCTGATGGTGAAACTGCAGATGTAGGAAATAGTACAACCGGGTACTTAACCAAAAAATATTATGTTTTACGAGACGAATATGTCAATGGTGCCCATAACCCTGGTAGAGACGATATTTACATGAGATTGGGCAAAGTTTTGTTATGGTATGCAGAAGCGGCCAATGAGAATGGCAATACGGTGATGGCATTAGAGGCACTTGAAGAAGTTAGGGCGCGAGCTAGGGCTGGTGACCCTGATATATTGCCAGAAATCACTGAAACGAATAAAGAGGCACTTAGAGAGCTTATTTGGCACGAACAGAGGGTAGAATTCGGACAGGAGTACGAAAGGTTCTTTGAATTGGTGCGGCAGAAACGGGCAGGGGAAGTGCTAAGGGCATATGCCGAAAAATACCAAACTTCTAAAGGGGCTGGTTTCACTGATGGTGTCAATGAAATATTTCCAATCCCTCAATCAGAAATCGACATTAGTGGCGGAACCCTCCAACAAAATCCTGGTTATTAA